A region of Sulfurimonas sp. DNA encodes the following proteins:
- a CDS encoding hydrogenase yields MEKTRVLWLSAVACNGNTHSFLNYPFLEQFFNDFEFIYHPVIDSEYSLKDIVSKNIACDILLIEGSITPELKRADISVVKIIEKYSNIVSKIVTVGTCATFGGIFKDSQYEDIMGLHFDEDKPSNKFKNIKHKTISISGCPIHPEVLVNTMYSIRKNVKIQLDGFLRPKEYFSYTVHNGCVRNEYFEYKIDEHKFGELEGCMFYDHGCQAPFTHGSCNKILWNEVNSKTRAGLPCMGCTEPSFPKQNLFKTKKNMGIPENLPLGVGKRTYLTLAGISKAFTIDRLQKKLFDD; encoded by the coding sequence ATGGAAAAAACAAGAGTATTGTGGTTAAGTGCAGTGGCTTGCAATGGCAATACACATTCTTTTTTAAATTATCCTTTTTTAGAACAATTTTTTAATGATTTTGAGTTTATTTATCATCCGGTTATTGACTCAGAATACTCGTTAAAAGATATAGTTAGCAAAAATATTGCTTGCGATATTTTACTTATAGAAGGTTCAATAACACCTGAACTAAAACGAGCAGATATATCAGTCGTAAAAATCATAGAAAAATACTCTAATATAGTTAGTAAAATAGTTACGGTGGGAACTTGTGCAACTTTTGGTGGTATTTTTAAAGATAGCCAATACGAAGATATAATGGGTTTACATTTTGATGAAGATAAACCAAGTAATAAATTTAAAAATATAAAACATAAAACTATCTCTATATCTGGTTGTCCAATACATCCAGAAGTTTTAGTAAACACTATGTACTCTATAAGAAAAAATGTGAAAATACAACTAGATGGTTTCCTTAGACCAAAAGAGTATTTTTCATATACAGTTCATAATGGTTGTGTAAGAAATGAATACTTTGAGTATAAAATAGATGAACATAAATTTGGAGAGTTAGAGGGCTGTATGTTTTATGATCATGGATGCCAAGCACCATTTACACATGGTAGTTGTAATAAAATACTCTGGAATGAAGTAAATTCAAAAACAAGAGCAGGTTTACCTTGCATGGGCTGTACTGAGCCTAGTTTTCCAAAACAAAATCTTTTTAAAACAAAGAAAAATATGGGAATACCAGAAAACCTTCCTTTGGGAGTTGGTAAAAGAACCTACTTAACACTTGCTGGAATTAGTAAAGCGTTTACAATAGATAGATTACAAAAGAAGTTATTTGATGATTAA
- a CDS encoding lipid A deacylase LpxR family protein, which produces MKYIKQLLFLVFVSTLNADQFSFQFNNDFFAGTDQHFTNGVTISWLDDTFNQDDNSTDKNPLKISEINSNYNFGLSISQIVITPMDTTISTPQYDDIPYAGYLALSAYLFEWNANSFNEFRIEVGVVGEEALGEQVQNGFHTLVGNEKLKGWDTQLGTQYTINALFRHGDISWKSHKNEGLSMDWFNHYGLNIGNFITDVFVGTMFRIGENYIENFNAHYPYLRKEATLLQLAKHNRGIGWALSAGLNGELLAYSHILDKAKSEGYETSKRTFKASLYIGIDIVYNIHKITYFYQAQSADTYKQNSPIIFGGFMYSYQF; this is translated from the coding sequence ATGAAATATATAAAACAATTATTATTCTTAGTGTTTGTATCTACTCTAAATGCTGATCAGTTTTCATTTCAATTTAACAATGATTTTTTTGCAGGAACTGATCAGCATTTTACAAATGGGGTAACGATAAGCTGGCTTGATGATACATTTAATCAAGATGATAATTCTACTGATAAAAATCCTCTTAAAATCAGTGAGATAAATTCGAATTATAATTTTGGTCTAAGCATTTCTCAGATAGTAATAACACCTATGGATACAACAATCTCGACCCCTCAATATGATGATATTCCGTATGCTGGATATTTAGCACTTTCTGCTTATCTCTTTGAGTGGAATGCAAATAGTTTTAACGAGTTTAGAATTGAGGTTGGTGTTGTCGGAGAAGAAGCTCTTGGAGAGCAAGTCCAAAATGGATTTCATACCCTTGTTGGAAATGAAAAATTAAAGGGTTGGGATACACAACTAGGGACACAATATACAATAAATGCTTTATTTAGACATGGTGATATAAGTTGGAAATCACATAAAAATGAAGGCTTAAGTATGGATTGGTTTAACCACTATGGACTTAACATTGGTAATTTTATAACAGATGTTTTTGTTGGAACTATGTTTCGTATAGGGGAAAACTATATAGAAAATTTTAATGCACATTATCCATACCTAAGAAAAGAGGCAACTCTTCTTCAACTTGCAAAGCATAATCGTGGTATTGGATGGGCATTAAGTGCCGGACTAAATGGAGAACTATTAGCATACTCACATATTTTAGATAAAGCAAAAAGTGAGGGATATGAAACTAGCAAAAGAACTTTCAAGGCTTCACTATATATAGGTATAGATATAGTGTACAATATTCATAAAATTACATATTTTTATCAAGCTCAATCAGCAGATACATACAAACAAAATAGCCCTATTATATTTGGTGGATTTATGTATTCCTACCAATTTTAA
- a CDS encoding efflux RND transporter permease subunit codes for MYKYAINKPITTLMYVVTLVIFGLMSYKTMPSSLFPNVDFPIVTIKTIYPGAEASTIESQVTDKIEEAVSSIGGIDSIMSSSSEGISVVTIKFFLEREINEATNDVRDKVSAVLLPSDAKTPLVSKLDIGGASVVNIFVTAKNDTVENLMVFADEKVKPKLQKINGVGGVNIIGYQEREIKIFPNPRLLNKFGITIRELNDIVKRENVKIGGGKLITSTQEFILKTKSDALSVEELENIKIKDDIKLKDIAVVKDTLSDAKSYASYNGVEGVMLEVQKISGTNTIDIVSRVRAGVPELQQLSGEKYEVKVLNDTAPFIVHSLKDVEFDLIYGAILAAIIVFVFLRNLTITLVSALSIPASIMGTFALMDYMGFDLNKMTLIGLTLAIGIIIDDAIVVIENIYKKMEEGMGKLEAAVEGTKEMAFTILAISAMLLAVFIPVSMMSGIVGKFFESFAMTVSFAIIISYTIALSFIPSISARVLNKDESRFYNKTEAIFVSIEKGYEKILKFVLRFKVSTLIFVFLVFFASLSLFPRIGMDFIPKEDKSELEIKIKAASDISLEEMIRQSKEVENVIKENENVVYSTLNIGYTTAQEKHKAIIYVKLIEKDKRVLSQEEITQNFREMLKKFSDKMFITAAAIPNIKGAGASVPYQIVLKSDSFENLEIAKNNLTNYMKEKKGFVDIDTNLDDMKLQIDVNILRQNANRYGISASAIAQAISTAFSSDIEISYFEEYGKQYNITLRFDDDNRVDINDIKKIQLRGVNGEMIYLDGLVTLTPSKAMASINHFDRQRQITIYSDLFGLDLGGAVSYTRDKIDELLPEGVSYRFTGFAEEMEKTGKAFGVAIGLSVILMFIILAILYESLIQPIIIMMALPLSIIGVLLALYISGLQFSLFVMIGFMLLMGMVGKNAVLLVDFANGAMDRGKNADEALIEAGEKRLRPILMTTVAMVFAMLPLAIGDGLGSETKAPMSISIIGGLISSMVLTLLVVPVMYKIINPIDRFLKKYYEVKRIK; via the coding sequence ATGTACAAATATGCAATAAATAAACCAATAACAACTTTAATGTATGTTGTTACCTTAGTTATATTTGGATTGATGAGTTATAAGACTATGCCTTCATCACTTTTTCCAAATGTTGACTTTCCTATTGTTACTATCAAAACGATTTATCCAGGAGCAGAAGCTAGTACGATAGAGTCTCAAGTAACTGATAAGATAGAAGAAGCAGTTTCTAGCATCGGTGGAATAGATAGCATTATGTCAAGCAGTAGTGAAGGGATAAGTGTAGTTACTATTAAGTTTTTCCTTGAAAGAGAGATAAATGAAGCTACAAATGATGTTAGAGATAAAGTTTCAGCAGTTCTTCTTCCAAGTGATGCAAAAACTCCGCTTGTAAGTAAGCTTGATATTGGTGGGGCATCTGTAGTTAATATTTTTGTAACTGCAAAAAATGATACCGTTGAAAATCTAATGGTTTTTGCAGATGAAAAAGTAAAACCAAAACTTCAAAAAATTAATGGAGTTGGTGGCGTAAATATTATTGGATATCAAGAAAGAGAGATAAAAATATTTCCAAACCCTAGACTTTTAAATAAGTTTGGCATAACAATTCGTGAGTTAAATGATATTGTAAAAAGAGAAAATGTAAAGATAGGTGGTGGAAAACTTATAACAAGCACTCAAGAATTTATACTAAAAACAAAGTCAGATGCTCTAAGTGTAGAAGAACTTGAAAATATAAAAATAAAAGATGACATAAAACTAAAAGATATAGCAGTTGTTAAAGACACTCTGAGTGATGCTAAAAGTTATGCATCTTATAATGGTGTAGAAGGCGTAATGCTTGAAGTACAAAAAATATCAGGTACAAATACCATAGATATAGTAAGTAGAGTAAGAGCAGGTGTACCAGAATTACAACAACTTTCAGGTGAAAAGTATGAAGTGAAAGTTTTAAACGATACCGCACCTTTTATTGTCCACTCTTTAAAAGATGTTGAATTTGACCTTATTTATGGAGCAATTTTAGCGGCTATTATTGTCTTTGTATTTCTAAGAAACTTAACTATTACACTTGTATCAGCTCTATCTATTCCAGCATCTATCATGGGTACATTTGCTTTGATGGATTATATGGGATTTGATTTAAACAAGATGACTCTAATTGGCTTGACCTTAGCTATTGGTATTATTATTGATGACGCTATTGTTGTTATAGAAAATATTTATAAAAAGATGGAAGAAGGTATGGGTAAACTTGAAGCCGCAGTTGAAGGAACAAAAGAGATGGCATTCACTATCTTGGCAATTTCAGCGATGCTCTTAGCCGTTTTTATTCCTGTTTCTATGATGAGTGGTATAGTTGGAAAGTTCTTTGAATCATTTGCAATGACAGTTAGTTTTGCAATTATCATTTCTTACACAATTGCTCTGAGTTTTATTCCTAGTATTAGTGCAAGAGTATTAAATAAGGATGAGAGTAGATTTTATAACAAAACTGAAGCTATATTTGTTTCGATTGAGAAAGGATATGAGAAAATTCTAAAGTTTGTATTGAGATTTAAAGTAAGTACACTTATTTTTGTTTTTCTTGTTTTCTTTGCATCTCTTAGTCTGTTTCCAAGGATAGGTATGGACTTTATACCAAAAGAGGATAAATCAGAGCTAGAGATAAAAATAAAGGCTGCTTCAGATATATCTTTAGAAGAGATGATTAGACAATCAAAAGAAGTTGAAAATGTTATTAAGGAAAATGAAAATGTTGTTTATTCAACTCTAAACATTGGTTATACCACAGCACAAGAAAAACATAAAGCTATCATATATGTTAAGTTGATAGAAAAAGATAAACGAGTGTTAAGTCAAGAAGAGATAACTCAAAACTTTAGAGAGATGCTAAAGAAGTTTTCTGATAAGATGTTTATAACAGCTGCAGCTATTCCAAATATAAAAGGTGCTGGTGCATCTGTACCTTACCAAATAGTTTTAAAATCAGACTCTTTTGAAAACCTAGAGATAGCAAAAAATAACTTGACAAACTATATGAAAGAGAAAAAAGGCTTTGTTGATATAGATACAAATCTAGATGATATGAAACTTCAAATAGATGTAAATATTTTAAGACAAAACGCAAATAGATATGGCATCTCGGCATCTGCAATTGCACAGGCAATTTCAACAGCATTTTCAAGTGATATAGAAATTTCTTACTTTGAAGAGTATGGAAAGCAGTATAACATTACGCTGAGGTTTGATGATGACAATAGAGTTGATATTAATGATATAAAAAAGATTCAACTTCGTGGAGTAAATGGAGAGATGATATACCTAGATGGTCTTGTTACCTTAACTCCAAGTAAGGCTATGGCATCTATAAATCACTTTGATAGACAAAGACAAATAACTATATATTCTGATCTTTTTGGACTTGATTTAGGTGGAGCTGTTTCATATACAAGAGATAAAATAGATGAATTGCTACCAGAGGGTGTTAGTTATAGATTTACAGGTTTTGCAGAAGAGATGGAAAAAACAGGTAAAGCTTTTGGTGTTGCTATTGGATTATCTGTAATTTTAATGTTTATTATTTTAGCGATTCTTTATGAGTCGCTTATTCAGCCAATTATAATTATGATGGCACTTCCTCTTAGTATTATTGGTGTTTTGTTGGCACTATATATATCAGGATTACAATTTAGTCTTTTTGTGATGATTGGGTTTATGTTACTTATGGGAATGGTTGGTAAAAATGCAGTATTACTTGTTGATTTTGCAAACGGTGCGATGGATAGAGGAAAAAATGCAGATGAGGCACTCATAGAAGCTGGTGAGAAAAGACTTAGACCTATTTTAATGACAACAGTGGCTATGGTCTTTGCAATGCTTCCTCTAGCTATTGGAGATGGTCTTGGTAGTGAAACAAAAGCACCAATGTCAATTTCTATCATTGGTGGATTAATTAGTTCTATGGTTTTAACTTTGCTTGTTGTCCCTGTAATGTATAAAATTATAAATCCAATAGATAGATTTTTGAAAAAGTATTATGAAGTAAAGAGAATTAAGTGA
- a CDS encoding TetR/AcrR family transcriptional regulator — protein MSSKKEQRREQIMQSALELFALKGFYNTTIPDIASSLKMSVGNMYNYFKSKDVLAKEIIKYISIYLGNKIREVNELDISTEEKTRKIIEVYFKTASLKPEMIDYFLRIYLSNREVFQNGCEGMICVNEFVTEIMIYFEEGVKCGDLRDQDFFSAFGLFMGYLGGMVFLKGENILPRELNEYVDDISLNIYRALKV, from the coding sequence TTGTCAAGTAAAAAAGAGCAAAGAAGAGAGCAAATTATGCAAAGTGCATTGGAACTTTTTGCCTTAAAAGGTTTTTACAATACAACTATTCCTGACATTGCGTCTTCACTAAAAATGAGTGTTGGAAATATGTACAATTATTTTAAATCAAAAGATGTATTAGCAAAAGAGATTATAAAATATATATCTATATATCTTGGAAATAAAATAAGAGAAGTAAATGAATTAGATATATCAACAGAGGAAAAAACCAGAAAAATCATAGAAGTATACTTTAAAACAGCTTCTTTAAAACCTGAAATGATTGATTATTTTTTAAGAATTTATCTATCAAATCGTGAAGTTTTTCAAAACGGATGTGAAGGGATGATTTGTGTAAATGAGTTTGTTACAGAAATTATGATTTATTTTGAAGAGGGCGTAAAATGTGGAGATTTAAGAGATCAAGATTTCTTTAGTGCCTTTGGTCTTTTTATGGGTTATTTAGGTGGAATGGTATTTTTAAAAGGTGAAAATATTTTACCTCGTGAACTAAATGAATATGTAGATGATATATCTTTAAATATTTACAGAGCTTTAAAAGTATAG
- a CDS encoding Rid family detoxifying hydrolase → MKFVQTKKAPSAIGPYSQAVVASGMVYTSGQIALTPEGVMLEDDVVIQTKQVLNNLEAVLNEAGSSMSQVVKTTIFIASMDDFGIINEIYEEAFCSHKPARATVAVKTLPKNALVEIDAVALVSKGINH, encoded by the coding sequence ATGAAATTTGTTCAAACTAAAAAAGCACCATCAGCCATAGGACCATATTCTCAAGCAGTTGTGGCAAGTGGTATGGTTTATACTTCGGGGCAGATAGCTCTTACTCCAGAGGGTGTTATGCTAGAAGATGATGTAGTAATTCAAACTAAGCAAGTTTTAAATAATTTAGAAGCTGTCTTAAATGAAGCTGGTAGCTCTATGAGTCAGGTAGTAAAAACTACTATCTTTATAGCATCTATGGATGACTTTGGGATTATCAATGAAATCTATGAAGAAGCTTTTTGTTCGCATAAACCAGCTCGCGCAACAGTTGCTGTAAAAACTCTTCCTAAAAATGCTCTAGTTGAGATAGATGCGGTGGCGTTAGTAAGTAAAGGTATAAATCATTAA
- a CDS encoding TolC family protein codes for MLRFLIFLIPIFLYADSLKSILEFASINSDLVVSKTYSKESKKIQVDARKSAYYPTLDVGAFYQSLNQKSPFQAGDTYSAYAKLSFDIYDGGSKSNLLSQSEKEHIASEFDLESTKKSLSLKITENFFNIKSLEASMASRDEAKKSLQEQLTRMKRFFTAKLATSDDVDRLQAAYDTNIYEMESIRLDILTIHKRLELFVGKKIYSLEDSSFKEYVKSDMQLIDSVKSLMALQDALVYGAESIDSVYYPNIKIEDTYNAYGYNRTDNLHPKGLDNQNKLMLSLNMRLFDMGVVSKSKEAVIINSQVINTQVAYANKEQLMQYNLAVVRIDISNVKIKSATSALKSATSAFKTISKKYDAGIVDNIVYLDALSSQTNAKALYEKSINDLEVAYATYYYYAGKNIEEFIK; via the coding sequence ATGCTGAGATTTTTAATATTTTTAATCCCAATTTTTTTATATGCAGATAGTTTAAAGTCGATTTTAGAATTTGCTAGTATAAATAGTGATTTAGTTGTATCTAAAACTTACTCAAAAGAATCAAAAAAAATTCAAGTAGATGCAAGAAAAAGTGCTTACTATCCCACTTTGGATGTTGGTGCTTTTTATCAAAGTCTAAATCAAAAAAGCCCTTTTCAAGCAGGTGACACATATAGCGCTTATGCCAAACTATCTTTTGATATATATGATGGTGGAAGTAAATCAAATTTACTCTCACAAAGTGAAAAAGAACATATAGCTTCAGAGTTTGACTTAGAATCAACAAAAAAGAGTTTAAGTTTAAAAATAACAGAGAATTTTTTTAATATAAAAAGTTTAGAAGCTTCCATGGCATCTAGAGATGAAGCAAAAAAGTCTCTACAAGAACAGTTAACTAGAATGAAAAGATTTTTCACTGCAAAACTTGCAACAAGCGATGATGTAGATAGACTTCAAGCTGCTTATGATACAAATATTTATGAAATGGAATCAATTCGTTTAGATATTTTAACTATTCATAAAAGATTAGAGTTATTTGTCGGTAAAAAAATATACTCTTTAGAAGATTCTAGTTTTAAAGAGTATGTAAAATCTGATATGCAACTTATCGATAGTGTAAAATCATTGATGGCTCTTCAAGATGCCCTTGTTTATGGAGCTGAGTCAATTGATAGTGTTTATTATCCTAATATAAAAATAGAAGATACATATAATGCTTATGGATATAATAGAACTGATAATCTTCACCCAAAAGGTTTAGACAATCAAAATAAACTAATGCTTTCTCTTAATATGAGACTTTTTGATATGGGAGTTGTTTCTAAAAGCAAAGAAGCTGTTATAATTAATTCTCAAGTTATCAATACTCAAGTGGCTTACGCAAATAAAGAACAACTTATGCAGTATAATTTAGCTGTTGTAAGAATAGATATAAGTAATGTAAAAATAAAAAGTGCTACAAGTGCTTTAAAATCAGCAACTAGTGCATTTAAAACGATAAGTAAAAAATATGACGCAGGTATAGTTGATAATATTGTTTATCTAGATGCACTTAGTTCTCAAACAAATGCTAAAGCTTTATATGAAAAATCAATAAATGATTTAGAAGTTGCTTATGCAACTTACTATTACTATGCAGGAAAAAATATAGAGGAATTTATAAAATAA
- a CDS encoding efflux RND transporter periplasmic adaptor subunit, protein MMKIILSFMVFMVSLNAAEIYATFSIQAKKSANLAFYSSGIVDKVFVDVSSKVKKGDKLVELQNDDLRASLRMAKAKLKNAEVSLKFAKKDYDRQLLIKDLIDEAKFDKYLFTYESANVALSSAKANLAYQQSLLDRTLIKAPFDGIIFEKTVEVGDVVSGMMLRTVFKIQSQRDRKLILEFDQKYWKKVKVGNSVKYTVNGDKKVYTGKISKVYPYANSENRKIKAEVKVKNFIVGLFGDGYILVPDDK, encoded by the coding sequence ATGATGAAAATAATTTTAAGTTTTATGGTGTTCATGGTTAGTTTAAATGCAGCAGAGATATATGCAACATTTAGTATCCAAGCAAAAAAAAGTGCAAACTTAGCATTTTACTCTAGTGGAATAGTTGATAAAGTTTTCGTAGATGTGTCAAGTAAGGTTAAAAAGGGCGATAAGTTAGTAGAACTTCAAAATGATGACTTAAGAGCATCTCTTAGAATGGCAAAGGCTAAACTAAAAAATGCTGAGGTATCTCTAAAGTTTGCTAAAAAAGATTATGATAGACAGTTACTTATAAAAGACCTTATAGATGAAGCAAAGTTTGATAAATATCTTTTTACTTATGAAAGTGCAAATGTCGCACTCTCATCTGCAAAAGCTAACTTAGCTTATCAACAATCACTTTTAGATAGAACACTTATTAAAGCTCCTTTTGATGGCATAATATTTGAAAAAACTGTAGAAGTTGGCGATGTTGTAAGTGGGATGATGCTTCGTACTGTTTTTAAGATTCAAAGTCAAAGAGATAGAAAATTGATTTTAGAGTTTGATCAGAAGTATTGGAAAAAGGTAAAAGTTGGAAACAGTGTAAAATACACAGTTAATGGCGATAAAAAAGTATATACTGGAAAAATATCAAAAGTTTACCCATATGCAAACTCAGAAAATAGAAAAATCAAAGCAGAAGTAAAAGTTAAAAACTTTATTGTTGGTTTGTTTGGAGATGGGTATATCTTAGTACCTGATGATAAGTAG
- a CDS encoding nickel-dependent hydrogenase large subunit — protein MIKLIEKIEGEAKLNFNFKEKKIDFVDIEFMSTRSIEKMLEGKSALDALVINPRVCGICGHAHLIATVKAIEDCYDDLKISKKAEILRELTLNFELIQNHFKWFYLTMRPLFGEKQELFKATFPAQLMSKAIAVFGGQYPHTSYAIVGGVVCEITEMDIIKITHYLDETIKFFKDNVVDGDGENLLTCRNIDKVLNKKGDLADILKEIKKREWINLGKSYDRFIVFGQNSYFNSGKSVKTRLIQNLSYSYVKEEQNNNSFAKNVSYKGKYFEVGPLARAMVNKIPLIKDAHRKYGDSIFTRILARVCETAHLLAHSKKLLDELDLSEPSFIKPSVDISKIDGVGQASVEAARGSLVHKVELEKGIIKNYEIITPTQWNLSGGTKENQGVSQKAMIGLSDVKVAELVFKTFDVCSVCTTH, from the coding sequence ATGATTAAACTAATAGAAAAAATAGAAGGTGAAGCAAAGCTGAATTTTAATTTTAAAGAAAAAAAAATTGATTTTGTAGATATAGAGTTTATGTCAACAAGAAGTATAGAAAAGATGCTAGAAGGAAAATCAGCACTAGATGCTCTAGTTATAAACCCAAGAGTTTGTGGCATCTGTGGACATGCTCATTTGATAGCTACTGTTAAAGCTATAGAAGATTGTTATGATGATTTAAAGATTTCTAAAAAAGCTGAAATATTACGAGAATTAACTCTAAACTTTGAATTAATTCAAAATCATTTTAAGTGGTTTTATTTAACTATGCGACCTCTTTTTGGAGAAAAACAGGAACTCTTCAAAGCTACCTTTCCGGCTCAACTAATGTCAAAAGCTATTGCTGTTTTTGGAGGTCAATATCCTCATACTTCTTATGCTATAGTCGGTGGAGTAGTTTGTGAAATTACAGAGATGGATATTATTAAAATCACTCATTATTTAGATGAAACTATAAAGTTTTTTAAAGATAATGTTGTAGATGGAGATGGTGAAAATCTTTTGACATGTAGAAATATTGATAAAGTTTTAAATAAAAAAGGTGATCTTGCAGATATTTTAAAAGAGATAAAAAAAAGAGAATGGATAAACCTTGGAAAGAGTTATGACAGATTTATAGTTTTTGGGCAAAACAGTTACTTTAATAGTGGTAAATCTGTAAAAACTAGACTGATACAAAATTTATCATATAGCTATGTAAAAGAAGAGCAAAATAATAACTCTTTTGCAAAAAATGTAAGCTATAAAGGTAAATATTTTGAAGTAGGACCATTAGCTCGTGCAATGGTAAATAAAATTCCTTTAATTAAAGACGCTCATAGAAAGTATGGAGATAGTATATTTACAAGAATTTTAGCTAGAGTTTGCGAAACTGCACATCTTTTGGCACATTCTAAAAAACTTTTAGATGAGTTAGATTTAAGTGAGCCTTCTTTCATCAAACCATCAGTTGATATATCAAAAATTGATGGAGTTGGTCAGGCAAGTGTAGAAGCAGCAAGAGGCTCTTTGGTACACAAAGTAGAATTAGAAAAAGGAATCATTAAAAATTATGAAATTATTACTCCAACGCAGTGGAACTTAAGTGGTGGAACAAAAGAAAACCAAGGAGTATCGCAAAAAGCAATGATAGGCTTAAGTGATGTAAAAGTAGCAGAGCTAGTTTTTAAAACCTTTGATGTTTGTTCTGTTTGTACTACACACTGA
- a CDS encoding TetR/AcrR family transcriptional regulator produces the protein MAIIVDKVQKRKDIALACKEIFFQNGINDLTVSQVAKAAGIGKGTIYDYFKNKEDIVFEIVNILMQEHNTMMHIKLANASSTREKVKFFSSIFYDEEEKELRQLYKEFISISLTNPLKEMIEFQTAHTNHYYNWLLVLLNEGIEKGEIKEGSQDLACGLFVSATGMFIVNSVTNTIDDLKLEIDKFTDAIFDLIEVKQC, from the coding sequence ATGGCAATAATAGTAGATAAAGTTCAAAAAAGAAAAGATATAGCACTAGCTTGTAAAGAGATATTCTTCCAAAATGGTATAAATGATCTTACCGTTTCTCAAGTAGCAAAAGCTGCAGGAATAGGGAAGGGCACTATATATGATTATTTTAAAAATAAAGAAGATATAGTTTTTGAAATAGTGAATATTTTGATGCAAGAACATAATACAATGATGCATATTAAATTAGCTAACGCTTCTAGTACGAGAGAAAAAGTAAAATTTTTTTCAAGTATATTTTATGATGAAGAAGAAAAAGAACTACGACAGCTGTATAAAGAATTCATATCTATATCTTTAACTAACCCGCTTAAAGAGATGATAGAGTTTCAAACAGCACATACAAATCACTACTATAATTGGTTGTTGGTTTTACTAAATGAAGGTATAGAAAAAGGTGAGATAAAAGAAGGCTCACAGGACTTAGCTTGTGGACTTTTTGTATCTGCAACGGGTATGTTTATTGTAAATTCAGTTACAAATACAATTGATGATTTAAAGTTAGAGATAGATAAGTTTACAGATGCAATTTTTGATTTAATAGAGGTGAAGCAATGCTGA